The sequence TTTTTCTCCTGCTTCGCAAAGGGCCCCTCGCCGATGAATTCCGACTCCAGCATCTTGTCCCAGTTATCCAGGAAAACCTTCACCGGCACATGCATGTTCACCGGCAGCTGCGGGCCGACACGCGAGTGGATGCCCACCAGCCGCCCCTCCATGTCGAAGAGCGGGCCTCCGGAGTCCCCGCCGATGAGCGTGCCATCCGTCTGTATCGTCGTGTTCGCAACGCGCACCAGCCGCGCAAGCCTCACCACCACCCCCCTGTCCTTGTCGAAGCCGCCGGAGTGCCCCAGCGAGAAAATCCAATCCCCGAGCTTGGTGTCGTCCGTCCTATTGATCTCCACGAAAGGGAAATCTCCCCCGCCCTCCGGCTTTTCCGTGATCTGGAGCAGCGCCGCATCGGTGTCCGCCACCAATCCAAGCGTCTCGGCCTTGAGCTTTTTCCCGTCCGGCATGATGACCTTCACATCCTTCCCGACGCCGGAGGTCACGTGCGCCGCCGTCATCACCAGCCCGTCCTTGGAGACGATCACCCCGCTGCCGGAGCCGCCGCCGAGATCGATGCAGACCGTCGCGGCCTTCGCGGCCGGCAGGGCCGCCTGCAGCGCCTCTTGGATCGCCATCAGATCGTCCTGCGATTCGGGAGCCTTCTTCGAATTGAGCGGGAAGGCGGAGGCCGGCCCCAGGCCGGCCGCCACCAGGAGGGCGAGTGCTTTCGGAATAACGCTCATGGGGAAAATCACCGTTCGAGGATCTCGACCTCGTAGCCGTCGGGATCGGTCACAAAAGCCATACGGTTGGCTCCTGCGGAAAATTTCTCCCGCCACCCGGAAGGCCAGATCTCGATGCCCACCTTCTCCAGCCCGTCGCAATACGCGATGATGTCCGGCACCCCGAGGGCGGTGTGCATCAGGTCTTCCGGGCAGGTTTCGGTGTAGTCGGCCGACCATGTCAGCTCCAGGAAAACGTCGTTCCCTTCCAGCTCCATGAATGCCAGCCTGTTGCCCTGCGGGGAGTCCTTCTTCTGCGCCAGGCGGTAGCCGAGCTTTTCATAGAACGAAATCGATTCATCGAGGCTCTTCACCCGAATGCGCGTATGCAGGAACTTGATCTTCACCACGCAAAACTACCTGCCATCCGCCGCCCCGCAAGCATCCCTTTTCCCGACATGAACTTCACCGAGATCGACCGCGAGGATTTCCGCCGCCTGCTCATGGAAATCCACGCCACCCACATGCCCTTCGGCATGTTCGGAAAGGAAAAACACCCGCCCAAAGGCGTGCCGATCTACGATCTCCCGGAGGAATACCTGATGTGGTTCAAGCAGCGCGAATTCCCCAAGGGCCGCCTCGGGGAGCTCATGGCCCACGTCTGCGAGATCAAGGAATGCGGCATGGACTCGCTCTTCGATCCCATGCGCAAAGCCAACGGCGGGCGCACCAGGCTTGGGTGAGACGAGGAGCAAGGGGCAGGGCGACGCCCTGGGGGGAAACGGGAGCTGGGAAACAAGGCCCATGTCAGGAAACAGGCTCCAGAGCCCAGCTGCGCAAATCCCGCGCACTTTCCCGGAGGGTATGCGGAGCCGGGAACCGCCGGCCCTGCCATGGTCTCCGCGTGCCTCCCATGCAGCAGAACAAGCGTCCGAACCTCGTCTCCCTCACGACGATCAATCCGGACGGCTCCCACTACGTCCTCCACCCGGCGGACGTAAGCGGGCGTTTCACCTTTTTCCGCAGGATCTTCGGAATCGTCCTCATCGCCGTATATGTGCTCATGCCGTGGATCCCCATCAACGGCGCTCCCGCCCTGTTCTTCGATGTCGAGAACCGCCGCTTCCACATGTTCGGCCTCACCCTCCTGACCCAAGACCTCTGGGTGTTCTTCTTCGCCATCTCCGGGCTGGGCTTCGTCCTCTTCTTCCTCACCGCCCTGCTCGGCCGCCTCTGGTGCGGCTGGGCCTGCCCATACACCGTTTTCCTGGAACACGTTTTCCGCCGCATCGAGCGCCTGATCGATGGCGACGCCACCGCGCGCCGCAAGCTCGACCAAGCTCCCTCCAGCGCACGGAAAACGATACGCCGCGCCGTGAAATACGCGCTCTACCTCATAGCCTCAGCCGCCATCGCCCATGTGTTCATCAGCTACTTCGTCTCACTGCCCCGCCTGTACCAATTCATGCGGGAAGGCCCACTCCAGCACGGAGCGACCTTCACCATCATCTCCGCCCTCACCGCCGCTCTCTACTTCTGCTTCGCATGGTTC comes from Akkermansiaceae bacterium and encodes:
- a CDS encoding trypsin-like peptidase domain-containing protein, coding for MSVIPKALALLVAAGLGPASAFPLNSKKAPESQDDLMAIQEALQAALPAAKAATVCIDLGGGSGSGVIVSKDGLVMTAAHVTSGVGKDVKVIMPDGKKLKAETLGLVADTDAALLQITEKPEGGGDFPFVEINRTDDTKLGDWIFSLGHSGGFDKDRGVVVRLARLVRVANTTIQTDGTLIGGDSGGPLFDMEGRLVGIHSRVGPQLPVNMHVPVKVFLDNWDKMLESEFIGEGPFAKQEKKGSGFLGIATKDVEGGLEITKVGKESPAEKAGLKEGDLVRTFNGEKLTTREGMQALLAEMAAEDKLTLEITRDGKDETIELRLGKR
- a CDS encoding VOC family protein translates to MKFLHTRIRVKSLDESISFYEKLGYRLAQKKDSPQGNRLAFMELEGNDVFLELTWSADYTETCPEDLMHTALGVPDIIAYCDGLEKVGIEIWPSGWREKFSAGANRMAFVTDPDGYEVEILER
- a CDS encoding DUF3820 family protein, producing MNFTEIDREDFRRLLMEIHATHMPFGMFGKEKHPPKGVPIYDLPEEYLMWFKQREFPKGRLGELMAHVCEIKECGMDSLFDPMRKANGGRTRLG